In Pantoea cypripedii, the following proteins share a genomic window:
- a CDS encoding lysoplasmalogenase, whose protein sequence is MLWSFLAVLFSGWLYVDATYRGPQWQRWLFKPVTLLLLLAWAWQAPTFNTTDYLIVAGLVATLLGDALTLLPRQQMLYALGAFFLSHLLYTISFAAHMTVSFFWPIPLTLLIIGVVLIGIIWTKLEELRWPVCTFIGMTLVMNWVAAENYFFRPTDYSFSLLVGAGLLLLANIIWFITHYRRRVSADSAIVAACYFAGHFMIVRSLWIN, encoded by the coding sequence ATGCTTTGGTCTTTCCTTGCCGTACTTTTTTCCGGTTGGCTCTATGTCGATGCAACCTACCGTGGCCCCCAATGGCAGCGCTGGTTATTTAAACCCGTCACCCTGCTGCTGCTGTTAGCCTGGGCCTGGCAAGCGCCCACCTTCAACACCACCGACTATCTGATTGTGGCTGGTCTGGTCGCCACACTGCTTGGCGATGCCCTGACGCTGCTACCGCGCCAGCAGATGCTGTATGCCCTTGGGGCGTTCTTTCTTTCGCATCTGCTCTACACCATCAGCTTCGCCGCGCATATGACGGTGAGTTTCTTCTGGCCGATCCCGCTCACGCTCTTGATCATTGGCGTGGTGCTGATTGGCATCATCTGGACGAAACTGGAGGAACTGCGCTGGCCGGTTTGCACCTTTATCGGTATGACGCTGGTGATGAACTGGGTGGCCGCCGAGAACTACTTCTTCCGTCCGACTGATTACAGCTTCTCGCTGCTGGTCGGTGCCGGGCTGTTGCTGCTGGCGAATATCATCTGGTTTATCACGCATTATCGCCGCCGGGTCAGTGCCGACAGTGCTATCGTGGCGGCCTGCTACTTCGCCGGTCACTTTATGATTGTGCGTTCTTTATGGATCAACTGA
- a CDS encoding DUF2500 domain-containing protein has product MSKPPLLFFIVLAIIAVLATRQFIKQRRETAVNDASPIRSLSVEVKTKREYPSPNRRSRQREVIAGEDMRYEAWFHPLNGAGDFKLIINAGDYHQMDKGVKGELKMQGSRFVSFTPVP; this is encoded by the coding sequence ATGAGCAAACCACCGCTACTCTTTTTTATCGTTCTGGCGATTATTGCCGTTTTGGCGACCCGTCAGTTTATTAAACAGCGCCGCGAAACCGCGGTGAACGATGCTTCTCCGATCCGCTCCCTGAGTGTAGAGGTTAAAACCAAGCGTGAATATCCGTCACCCAATCGCCGCTCGCGTCAGCGCGAAGTGATTGCCGGGGAAGATATGCGTTATGAAGCCTGGTTCCATCCTCTGAATGGCGCCGGGGATTTCAAATTGATCATCAATGCTGGCGATTATCATCAGATGGATAAAGGCGTGAAGGGCGAGCTGAAAATGCAGGGCAGCCGGTTCGTGAGTTTTACGCCGGTGCCCTGA
- a CDS encoding DUF1145 family protein has translation MWLNLGRLLMICVWAFLLLNLVHPFPVPLRYFVHVALFFMIIMHGLQLVLLRATQPKEAPKLGQATQWKIFFFGVFELLAWQKKHYPKG, from the coding sequence ATGTGGCTTAATCTGGGACGTTTATTGATGATCTGCGTCTGGGCATTTTTACTGCTGAATCTGGTGCACCCGTTTCCTGTGCCGCTGCGCTATTTTGTGCATGTCGCGCTGTTCTTTATGATCATCATGCATGGATTGCAGCTGGTGTTGCTGCGCGCCACGCAGCCGAAAGAAGCGCCAAAGCTGGGACAAGCCACGCAATGGAAGATTTTCTTTTTTGGCGTATTTGAACTGCTGGCATGGCAGAAGAAACATTACCCGAAAGGATAA
- the rsmD gene encoding 16S rRNA (guanine(966)-N(2))-methyltransferase, which produces MSKSPRSSGAAGQIRIIGGQWRGRKLPVPDSTGLRPTTDRVRETLFNWLAPDIQQARCLDCFAGSGALGLEALSRFAASATLLELERPVAQQLTQNLQTLRASNGKVVQTNTLQWLSQPGEPFDVVFVDPPFRKGLLQETLALLEQNGWLAEEALIYVESEVEHGALPVPANWDLYREKIAGQVAYRLYQRQQGDA; this is translated from the coding sequence ATGAGTAAATCCCCCCGCAGCAGCGGCGCTGCTGGTCAGATCCGCATCATTGGTGGCCAGTGGCGCGGCCGCAAATTGCCGGTCCCCGATAGCACGGGCCTGCGTCCGACCACCGATCGGGTACGTGAAACCCTGTTTAACTGGCTGGCCCCGGATATTCAGCAGGCGCGTTGCCTGGATTGTTTTGCTGGCAGCGGCGCGCTCGGACTGGAAGCGCTGTCGCGTTTTGCCGCCTCCGCCACGCTGCTGGAGCTGGAACGCCCGGTGGCGCAGCAACTGACGCAAAACCTGCAAACGCTGCGTGCCAGTAACGGCAAAGTCGTACAAACCAATACGCTGCAATGGCTGAGCCAGCCGGGTGAGCCTTTTGATGTGGTGTTCGTCGATCCGCCATTTCGTAAGGGGTTATTACAGGAGACGCTGGCCCTGCTGGAGCAAAACGGCTGGCTGGCGGAAGAAGCGCTAATCTATGTCGAAAGCGAAGTGGAACATGGCGCGTTACCGGTGCCTGCTAACTGGGATCTTTATCGCGAGAAAATTGCCGGGCAAGTCGCCTATCGCTTATACCAACGCCAACAAGGAGATGCGTGA
- the ftsY gene encoding signal recognition particle-docking protein FtsY, with protein MAKEKKRGFFSWLGFGKEEETQQPAEDKQQPAEVAQEPAVEESALDRAEAQAEATVAVTEQVAEQQAEPVIAVVEEEVVPVAIAQPEVAPIEEQPEPEALAQDDDIALSDEELEALALAETAPEEAAAEDTVSDLPLAAAPIVQQEQERPTKEGFFARLKRSLVKTRENLGSGFIGLFRGKKIDDDLFEELEEQLLIADVGVETTRRIITNLTQQANRKQLRDAEALYGLLKAEMAGILDKVDAPLDVAGKTPFVILMVGVNGVGKTTTIGKLARQYQAEGKSVMLAAGDTFRAAAVEQLQVWGQRNNIPVIAQHTGADSASVIFDAIQAAKARNVDVLIADTAGRLQNKSHLMEELKKITRVMKKLDEDAPHEVMLTIDASTGQNAISQAKLFHEAVGLTGITLTKLDGTAKGGVIFSVADQFGIPIRYIGVGEGIEDLRPFKAADFIEALFARED; from the coding sequence ATGGCAAAAGAGAAAAAACGCGGCTTTTTTTCTTGGCTAGGTTTTGGCAAAGAAGAAGAGACGCAACAGCCAGCGGAAGATAAGCAGCAACCTGCTGAAGTCGCTCAGGAGCCAGCCGTTGAGGAGAGCGCGTTAGATCGCGCCGAAGCGCAGGCTGAAGCAACCGTCGCCGTCACTGAACAGGTGGCCGAACAGCAGGCCGAGCCGGTTATTGCCGTCGTTGAAGAAGAGGTTGTGCCGGTAGCGATCGCTCAACCGGAAGTTGCGCCGATTGAAGAACAGCCAGAGCCTGAAGCGCTGGCGCAGGACGATGACATCGCGCTGAGCGATGAAGAACTGGAAGCGCTGGCACTGGCTGAAACGGCGCCTGAGGAAGCGGCAGCGGAGGACACCGTCAGCGATCTGCCGCTGGCTGCCGCGCCGATTGTTCAGCAGGAGCAGGAGCGTCCAACCAAAGAGGGCTTCTTTGCCCGTCTGAAACGCAGCCTGGTAAAAACCCGTGAAAACCTCGGTTCCGGATTTATCGGGCTGTTCCGCGGCAAGAAAATCGATGACGATCTGTTTGAGGAGCTGGAAGAACAGCTGCTGATTGCGGACGTTGGCGTCGAAACCACGCGCCGTATTATCACCAATCTGACCCAGCAGGCGAACCGTAAACAGCTGCGCGATGCAGAAGCCTTATACGGTTTACTGAAGGCAGAGATGGCCGGCATTCTCGACAAAGTCGATGCACCACTGGATGTTGCGGGCAAAACGCCGTTCGTCATTCTGATGGTGGGTGTCAACGGCGTGGGTAAAACCACCACCATCGGTAAGCTGGCGCGTCAGTACCAGGCCGAAGGGAAATCTGTGATGCTGGCGGCAGGCGATACGTTCCGCGCCGCTGCGGTTGAGCAGCTTCAGGTTTGGGGCCAGCGCAATAACATCCCGGTTATCGCGCAGCATACCGGTGCCGATTCCGCGTCAGTGATTTTTGATGCCATCCAGGCAGCGAAAGCGCGTAATGTCGATGTCCTGATTGCCGATACGGCGGGTCGTCTGCAGAACAAATCGCACCTGATGGAAGAACTGAAGAAAATCACCCGTGTGATGAAAAAGCTGGATGAAGATGCGCCGCACGAAGTGATGCTGACGATTGATGCCAGCACCGGGCAAAACGCGATTAGCCAGGCCAAACTGTTCCATGAGGCGGTGGGTCTGACTGGCATCACGCTAACAAAACTGGATGGCACCGCGAAAGGCGGTGTGATCTTCTCGGTTGCCGATCAGTTTGGCATTCCGATTCGTTATATCGGTGTCGGGGAAGGCATCGAGGATTTACGGCCGTTTAAGGCCGCAGACTTTATTGAGGCACTGTTTGCCCGAGAGGACTAA
- the ftsE gene encoding cell division ATP-binding protein FtsE — protein sequence MIRFEEVSKAYLGGRQALQGVDFHLRPGEMAFLTGHSGAGKSTLLKLICGIERPSAGQIWFSGHDITRLRNSEVPFLRRQIGMIFQDHHLLMDRSVYDNVAIPLIISGASGEDIRRRVSAALDKVGLLDKAKSFPIQLSGGEQQRVGIARAVVNKPAVLLADEPTGNLDEALSEDILRLFEEFNRVGVTVLMATHDMGLIARRNYRMMTLNQGRLHGGHDGQ from the coding sequence ATGATTCGCTTTGAAGAGGTCAGTAAGGCATATCTGGGCGGACGCCAGGCGCTCCAGGGGGTGGATTTCCATCTGCGCCCCGGCGAAATGGCGTTTCTGACCGGCCACTCTGGCGCGGGGAAAAGTACCTTACTGAAGCTGATTTGTGGCATTGAGCGCCCGAGCGCCGGGCAGATCTGGTTCAGCGGGCACGACATTACCCGGCTGCGGAATAGCGAAGTGCCCTTTTTACGTCGCCAGATTGGCATGATCTTCCAGGATCACCATCTGCTGATGGACCGTTCAGTGTATGACAACGTGGCAATCCCGCTGATTATCTCGGGTGCCAGCGGTGAGGACATCCGTCGTCGCGTGTCGGCGGCGCTGGATAAAGTCGGCCTGCTCGACAAAGCGAAAAGTTTCCCGATTCAGCTTTCTGGCGGTGAACAACAGCGCGTCGGGATTGCCCGTGCCGTGGTGAATAAACCCGCAGTTTTGCTGGCGGATGAACCGACCGGTAACCTTGATGAAGCGTTGTCAGAAGATATTTTGCGCCTGTTTGAAGAGTTCAATCGCGTGGGTGTCACGGTATTGATGGCGACCCATGATATGGGACTGATCGCCCGGCGTAACTACCGCATGATGACGCTCAATCAGGGACGCCTGCACGGAGGCCATGATGGTCAATAA
- the ftsX gene encoding permease-like cell division protein FtsX yields the protein MVNKRNKRPPAPKAKQQPKSKALKGGWQEQWRYALRGTLSDMWRQPLATLLTVMVIAISLTLPSVCYMVWKNVSQAATQWYPAPQLTVYLSKTLDDTAAENVTAQLKQLDGVDNVNYLTREEALNEFRNWSGFGGAMDMLEQNPLPAVAIITPKLNFQNSDTMANLRDRVAKVQGVDEVRMDDSWFARLAALTGLVGQIASMIGLLMVIAVFLVIGNSVRLSIFARRDTINVQKLIGATDGFILRPFLYGGALLGFSGAVLSLILSEVLVLRLQSVVAQVATVFGTTFVLEGFSWDEGLLLLLIAAIIGWIAAWLATVQHLRRFTPQ from the coding sequence ATGGTCAATAAACGCAATAAGCGCCCCCCTGCGCCGAAAGCGAAGCAACAGCCGAAAAGCAAAGCGCTGAAGGGCGGTTGGCAGGAACAATGGCGCTATGCGCTGCGCGGCACGCTGTCAGATATGTGGCGTCAGCCGCTGGCGACGCTGCTGACGGTGATGGTTATCGCTATTTCGCTGACGCTGCCGAGCGTCTGCTATATGGTGTGGAAAAACGTCAGTCAGGCGGCGACCCAGTGGTATCCGGCGCCGCAGCTGACGGTGTATCTCTCCAAAACGCTGGATGATACCGCCGCAGAAAACGTCACCGCACAGCTTAAGCAGCTGGACGGCGTGGATAACGTCAATTATCTGACGCGTGAAGAGGCGCTCAACGAGTTCCGCAACTGGTCTGGTTTTGGTGGTGCAATGGACATGCTGGAGCAGAATCCGTTGCCTGCGGTGGCGATCATCACCCCGAAGCTGAATTTCCAGAACTCCGATACCATGGCGAATCTGCGCGACCGCGTGGCGAAAGTGCAGGGCGTGGATGAAGTGCGGATGGACGACAGCTGGTTTGCCCGTCTGGCGGCGCTGACCGGTCTGGTCGGACAAATTGCCTCGATGATCGGCCTGTTGATGGTGATTGCGGTGTTCCTGGTGATTGGTAACAGCGTGCGCCTTAGCATCTTTGCCCGTCGCGATACCATTAATGTGCAGAAGCTGATCGGTGCCACCGACGGCTTTATTCTGCGTCCGTTCCTGTATGGCGGTGCCTTGCTCGGTTTTAGCGGTGCGGTGTTGTCGCTGATCCTGTCGGAAGTGCTGGTGCTGCGTCTGCAATCCGTGGTGGCGCAGGTGGCCACGGTGTTCGGCACCACCTTTGTTCTGGAAGGGTTTTCCTGGGATGAAGGGCTGCTGCTGCTGCTGATTGCTGCAATTATTGGCTGGATTGCCGCCTGGCTGGCGACAGTACAACATTTACGCCGATTTACGCCGCAGTAA
- the rpoH gene encoding RNA polymerase sigma factor RpoH yields MTKEMQTLAIAPLGNLESYIRAANVWPMLSAEEEKALAERLHYQGDLDAAKTLILSHLRFVVHIARNYSGYGLPQADLIQEGNIGLMKAVRRFNPEVGVRLVSFAVHWIKAEIHEYVLRNWRIVKVATTKAQRKLFFNLRKTKQRLGWFNQDEVEMVARELGVSSKDVREMESRMAAQDMTFDMSSDDESGESKSMAPVLYLQDKTSDFADGIEEDNWDAHAADKLTDAMQGLDERSQHIIRARWLDEENKTTLQELADQYGVSAERVRQLEKNAMKKLRMAIEA; encoded by the coding sequence ATGACCAAAGAAATGCAAACTTTAGCTATTGCTCCTCTTGGTAACCTGGAATCGTATATCCGGGCCGCCAACGTCTGGCCGATGCTATCGGCAGAAGAGGAAAAAGCGCTGGCTGAACGGCTGCATTACCAGGGCGATCTGGATGCAGCTAAGACGCTGATCCTGTCTCATCTGCGCTTTGTTGTTCATATCGCTCGTAACTATTCCGGTTACGGCTTGCCACAGGCGGACCTGATTCAGGAAGGCAACATCGGCCTGATGAAGGCGGTGCGCCGCTTCAATCCTGAAGTGGGTGTGCGTCTGGTGTCGTTTGCCGTGCACTGGATTAAAGCTGAGATTCACGAGTACGTACTACGTAACTGGCGTATCGTGAAGGTCGCTACCACCAAAGCACAGCGTAAGCTGTTCTTTAATCTGCGTAAAACCAAGCAGCGTCTGGGCTGGTTTAACCAGGACGAAGTGGAAATGGTAGCGCGTGAGCTGGGCGTGAGCAGCAAAGACGTGCGCGAAATGGAATCCCGTATGGCAGCGCAGGACATGACTTTCGACATGTCGTCTGATGACGAAAGTGGCGAAAGCAAAAGCATGGCTCCGGTGCTGTATCTGCAGGATAAAACCTCTGACTTTGCCGACGGCATCGAAGAGGATAACTGGGATGCGCACGCCGCCGACAAACTGACCGACGCGATGCAGGGGCTGGACGAGCGTAGTCAGCACATTATCCGTGCGCGCTGGCTGGATGAAGAAAACAAAACCACGTTGCAGGAACTGGCCGACCAATACGGCGTTTCCGCAGAGCGTGTGCGCCAGCTGGAAAAGAACGCCATGAAGAAACTGCGTATGGCGATTGAAGCCTGA
- the panM gene encoding aspartate 1-decarboxylase autocleavage activator PanM: MKLTIQRLTSLTTQDRIDLTKVWPEFDISQLEAQLSETQRVYAARFNDRLLAALQLTIQGTQGKITHLSVREVTRRRGVGKYLLEETLAQNSSLADWWIADDGEANQGIRAAFMQACGFRAQVDGWIR, from the coding sequence ATGAAGCTCACTATTCAGCGCTTAACATCGTTGACGACGCAGGATCGTATCGACCTGACCAAAGTCTGGCCTGAGTTCGATATTTCGCAACTGGAAGCTCAGCTCAGCGAAACGCAGCGTGTCTATGCCGCGCGTTTTAATGACCGCCTGCTGGCGGCGCTGCAACTGACGATTCAGGGCACTCAGGGAAAAATTACCCATCTCAGCGTGCGTGAAGTCACGCGTCGCCGTGGGGTGGGCAAATATTTACTGGAAGAGACGCTGGCGCAGAACAGCTCACTGGCGGATTGGTGGATTGCTGATGACGGCGAGGCCAACCAGGGCATACGCGCCGCGTTTATGCAGGCTTGCGGTTTTCGTGCGCAGGTTGATGGCTGGATTCGATAA
- a CDS encoding branched-chain amino acid ABC transporter substrate-binding protein, with protein MKMSKGRALLAGCVALAMSHAALAKDIKIAIVGAATGPVAQYGDMQFTGAAQAIKDINAKGGVNGDKLVGVEYDDACDPKQAVAVANKVVNDGIKYVIGHLCSSSTQPASDIYNDEGVLMITPAATAPELTARGYADVMRTTGLDSDQGPTAANYILDTIKPKRIAVVHDKQQYGQGLAESVQKTLKAKGGNVVLFEGITAGDKDFSTLIARLKKDNVDFVYYGGYYPELGQILRQAKAAGLNAGFMGPEGVGNASLSNIAGDASEGLYVTLPKRYDQLPGNKAIVDAIKANSAPNRKDPTGPFVWTTYAAIQSLVAGIERSKSDEPDAIAKNLKEGAPVPTVMGDLSWDQKGDLKGFEFGIFKWHKDGSSTAIK; from the coding sequence ATGAAAATGAGTAAAGGACGCGCATTACTGGCGGGCTGCGTGGCGCTGGCGATGAGCCACGCGGCGCTGGCAAAAGACATCAAAATTGCCATCGTTGGTGCGGCAACCGGTCCGGTAGCCCAGTATGGCGACATGCAATTTACCGGTGCAGCGCAGGCCATCAAGGACATCAACGCCAAAGGCGGCGTCAACGGCGATAAGCTGGTGGGCGTGGAATATGATGATGCCTGTGACCCGAAACAAGCGGTAGCAGTGGCTAACAAAGTGGTTAACGATGGCATCAAATACGTTATCGGCCACCTCTGCTCCTCTTCAACCCAGCCTGCATCCGACATCTATAATGACGAAGGCGTGCTGATGATCACCCCGGCAGCTACCGCACCGGAACTGACGGCGCGTGGTTATGCTGATGTGATGCGCACCACCGGCCTCGACTCCGATCAGGGCCCGACAGCGGCTAACTACATCCTGGACACCATCAAACCGAAACGTATCGCGGTGGTGCATGATAAGCAGCAGTATGGCCAGGGCCTGGCGGAATCCGTGCAGAAAACCCTGAAAGCCAAAGGCGGCAACGTGGTGCTGTTCGAGGGTATCACCGCCGGTGATAAGGATTTCTCCACTCTGATTGCGCGTCTGAAGAAAGATAACGTCGATTTCGTTTACTACGGTGGTTACTACCCGGAGCTGGGCCAGATTCTGCGCCAGGCGAAAGCGGCAGGCCTGAACGCGGGCTTTATGGGACCAGAGGGTGTGGGCAACGCTTCGCTGTCTAACATCGCGGGTGATGCGTCTGAAGGCCTGTACGTGACGCTGCCGAAGCGTTATGACCAGCTGCCGGGCAACAAAGCCATCGTTGATGCTATCAAAGCCAACAGCGCACCGAACCGCAAAGATCCGACCGGTCCGTTCGTCTGGACCACCTATGCCGCGATTCAGTCACTGGTAGCCGGTATCGAACGCAGCAAAAGCGACGAGCCGGATGCTATCGCGAAGAACCTGAAAGAAGGCGCACCAGTGCCGACAGTGATGGGCGACCTGAGCTGGGATCAGAAAGGTGACCTGAAGGGCTTCGAATTCGGCATCTTCAAGTGGCACAAAGACG